CCGCCCAGGATCAGTACAACCTGCTGCACACGCCATGAGGGAAACGAACGGCCTCAGCCGGCTTCGCGGCGCAGGCTGGAACGGCGCACCTTGAGCGTGACCGGCAGCAGCGTGCTCGCCACCGGCTCGCCGCGGATCAGCCGCAACAGGCTCTCGACCAGGATGCGTCCGGCCTGCTGGGTATCCTGCAGCACGCTGGTCAGCGGCGGATTGACGAAGCCGGCCAGGGCGATGTCGTCGAAGCCGGCCAGGGCGACGTCGGCGGGCACGCGCAGGCCATGCGCCCCCAGCGCGTGCAGGGCGCCGATCGCGATCAGGTCGCTGGCAGCGAATACCGCATCGAAGGCCACGCCGCGCGCCAGCAGCGTGGCGAGTGCCGCCTGGCCCGCGCTTTCGGTGCTCACCGCATCGACCTGCAGCGCCGGATCCACCGTGATGCCGGCCTGCTCCAGGGTTTCGGCATAACCTAAGTACCGGGCGAAGAATTCCGGGTAATGGCTGGAGGCGTCGCCCAGGAAGGCGATGCGCCGACACCCCTGGGCCAGCAGATGCTCGGTGACCAGGCGGCCGCCGGCATGGTTGTCGCAACCGATGGAAACGTCGCCCTGCCCCGGCAACACCGCGCCCCAGCGCACCGCGCGCGTGCCGCGTTCGGCCAGCCGCCGCAACTTGTCGCAATAAGAAAGATAGTCGCCATAACCGAGCAGGATGATGCCGTCGGCCTTGTGCGCCTCGGCATAGTCGGCATGCCAGTCGGGCGAGAACTGCTGGAAGGAAACCAGCAGGTCGTAGTCGTGCTGGGCGCAGGCCCGCGTGATCGCGCCCAGCATCGACAGGAAGAACGGATTGATGTGCGATTCGTCGGCGGTCGGATCCTCCGACAGCAGCAGGGCCAGCGTGCCGGCGTGCTTGCGGCGCAGGTTGGAAGCGTTCTTGTCGACCTTGTAGTTGAGTTCCGCCACCGCGCGCAGCACGCGCTGACGGGTTTCCTCGTTGACCTGTGAACTGCCGCGCAATGCGCGCGACACCGTGGATTGCGATACCCCGGCGCGGTGGGCGATATCGAACGAGGTGATGCGGCTGCGCTCGCGCATGGCGTCGGACTCAAGCTCCCTGGCAACTGCCGCGGCTCGATCTGCGCGGACTCAAGGCATTGTAGCCCTGCGTTCGCGCGCGCCATGCTGCGGCAGCAGCAGGCTCACCCGCAGGCCGCCGCCTTCGCGGTTGGCCAGCAGGATGCGACCGCCATGCGCCTCCACGATCTCGCGCGCCAGCGCCAGGCCCAGGCCGGTTCCCGTGCCGCTGCGCTTGGTCGAATAGAACGGCAGCAGCGCCTGCGCGAGCACCGTCTCGCCGCGCCCCACCCACAGCACCCGCTTGCGCTCCACATCGACCACCACGGTGGCGTAGCGATGGCCCTTCTGGATCGCGAACTCGTCCATGGCGATCCGGCGCACGCCCTCCAGATCCACCGGCCCCAGATCGCGCTCCAGTGCCCGCCAGTCGATGGCCTTGGCCGTCTTCCAGTCGATGCCATGCCAACGCGCCGCGTGCAGCACCGACGTCACTGCACACAGCCGGGCCACGCTGTCGGCCAGACGCCGCGTTACCCGCGCATGCGGATCCAGCCAGTCCAACTGTTCCAGCCGGGGCCCGCAGCCCTGGCAAGCCAGCCGAAGACGCGGCACGTGCAGCTCCACCGGCGCACCGAACACGGGCAACTCGCGAATGCGCCGCATCGTCCAGTCATGGATGGCCACGACCGCCTGCCCACAGCCCGTGCATTGCCGCTGCGCCCCCGGCGTCGGCTCCAACTCGATCACCAGCCAGCGCTGCTGCCTGCGCAGCTCATGACGCCACTTGCCAACTCGGTATCCCGTCCAGCCGCCCAGACGGGACATACAATCCTGCTCGGCCACGGCCGGCCCCAGTTTGTTGCCTAGAGAACAGCAAGTCTGACCCGTCGGCCGTGCGCCTCTCTCCACTCAGTTGGGAGAAGAACTAAAATTTAGACAGCCCTTGGGCGACTGCCCGGCTTCGATAGCAAGCCTCATGCCACCGTGGCCCATCGCGGCAATACCCGACTGGGTGGCCCATCCGGCACCGCTCGTCACTGTCCGCGGACACCCCACGCGGACAACACGGACAATCGCCTCAGCTCGGCAAGGACCGTTGCATCCACACGTGCTCGGCACGGGCCAGCTCGGCGGCCAGCCTGCCGCCGAGAGACGATACCCGCGCCGGCATACAGCCCAAGACGTCCAGGCCCGCCAGGCGGCGATGCGTGAAGGCGATCAGCCGCGCCGTCCGTGCACGCAGCTGCGTCATGGCGCGTGCGCCCTGCATGAAACGGCCTTGCATGCCGTCCCAGGCGCAGTAATCGGTATCCGGCAGCAGGTAGATGCGTGCGCGGATCGCGCCGGCATCATCCAGCGCATCGAGCCATTCGCGCGGCCCGACGGGCGTGATCATGCTGGCGGCCTGTAACGCCGCGGCGTGCGTCAAGGGCATGAGGTCGACGTCCTCGGCCAGCACGCCATGTCTTGCCCGCGGGCACCCCCGCATCCCGGCCAGGTAAAGCACCGGACCGAGCTGCGGCAGCCAGCGCAGGCATTGCCGGGGCGACCCCGCGATCGCGCGCAGGCTGGGCTGTGCGGGGCGCAGGCGGGCGCCGAATCCGGTCAACCAGGCCAAGGCTTTTCTCCGGCAGGTGGCTCGATGTCCGCGCAAGCGCGCAGCGCTTCGGGACGGTCGCCTCAGATAATAATAATTCTCATTTGAAG
The DNA window shown above is from Aerosticca soli and carries:
- a CDS encoding LacI family DNA-binding transcriptional regulator, giving the protein MRERSRITSFDIAHRAGVSQSTVSRALRGSSQVNEETRQRVLRAVAELNYKVDKNASNLRRKHAGTLALLLSEDPTADESHINPFFLSMLGAITRACAQHDYDLLVSFQQFSPDWHADYAEAHKADGIILLGYGDYLSYCDKLRRLAERGTRAVRWGAVLPGQGDVSIGCDNHAGGRLVTEHLLAQGCRRIAFLGDASSHYPEFFARYLGYAETLEQAGITVDPALQVDAVSTESAGQAALATLLARGVAFDAVFAASDLIAIGALHALGAHGLRVPADVALAGFDDIALAGFVNPPLTSVLQDTQQAGRILVESLLRLIRGEPVASTLLPVTLKVRRSSLRREAG